Part of the Zea mays cultivar B73 chromosome 4, Zm-B73-REFERENCE-NAM-5.0, whole genome shotgun sequence genome is shown below.
ATTTCCCATAACATAATGGCCCTTAAAAAAGACTATAATATATAACCACATCTCTAGACAATATATCGATAATAAACACGAGGCATATACTTATTTATTATTAAATATATTGATTAACACAAACACTGAAATACAAGTAGAGCCATCACACACGTAAACCAGCCATTCAAGGAACTTTAGATATCACACTCGCTCGCATTATTCAAATCAAATTTGTGCGTAATCCATCAAGGCGTAATAAAATTGAAGGCTTGGCATTGTGGAACAATCTAGCCAATATATGGTGCTGGGTTAACCACAACAGCCTGACCATTGACGATGTCGTTGTAGATACAAACACGTATGGCACCATCTTGGAGTGGAGACGGGACCCCATCTGGAGGGAGTACTCGAACTTCGGTTATATTGGGATTATCTTGACGGATAATATTAACCGCATCTACAACAGCGTAGCCAACCAGATCAGGCCATGTTTGGGTGGTTATACCAAGCTTGACGACCTCCATCAATCAGGTAGTGTCCTTCTGAAACTGTTATAATTGCCAACAAGCATCAATAATCAAGGAAAACTGACATAGTGTAAACAAACGCattattttaaaaaaaaaataACGGTATCATATATATGGCATGCATGCATGAGCATATGATACTACGGTAGGCATCGTTCCATTATACTAACTGATTGTCATAAACCAATGTATTAATATTTACAGAAAAACTGATGTCGTAAGGGCCAACTAACACAAAGTAAATACCTACGTACCTGCAAATATAGAAGAAACTAGTAGCCTGTATGAGAATAGGAGATGGTATGTGCTCTATGTATGTCTatgcatgtatatatatatacacacggtGACTAGCTATTTGGATTGCATGCAACAATGGATGTTCTTTATGGACCCGTTCATATTGCTACCGATTTTAATACTCAGCTCGTCGATGATAACGGTGCATCCATTTTTCTTCTTTTACTTAGTAAACATCGGCACATGTTGACATCTTCTATCTCGATCTAATTGTCCTGCTTGCATTGTTATTAGCTGGCAGTACAGCCCTTTGTTTACACGGTACTAGCACAGTACTTGGCTAGCTGGTACCAAAAACGTTGGACGGAACCGAGTCACATGAAGGAGCAGGGCAAGGGCAGGGGCACGCGTGCATCCCACAGTCAGCAGTCACCGCCATGCCATGCATGTCTGTTATGTGTAGCGCCCGATGACATCAGAAGCGGAACGAACCATGTGTACTGGAACCAAACGGACTAGTCGCGTGGGCCGCGGGAACGAGATTGTAAACAGCCGGATGAGTTAACGACGTAAACAGATCACCAGGTAAAACGACCGAACACGGATGCATATTTAATTCTATTTtatgttttctttttctcctttttccttttattATGCAACGTGACATGTTTTTTTTATGTATCTTTATTACGTGAATTTTTGAAAGTTTAAGTACCTACTTAGGATTTTTGTAGACTCTCCGTCTTTCGGTACCATGGTATTATCACTATACgatggttgatctttagcgacccttattagggacagacggttggtcgctaaaagttatgtaccgacagttggtcgctaaatgcATTTGCAGCGACGGGCCACCGGTCGCTAAAAATCTAGAAATTTAACTACTCAAGGTTGGTCGCTATAGAGGCAGGTGGACatccgacggttggtcgctattGATTGACATGTGACTGTTGGTGGCTAAATAAATTAGGCCCGAACAGGACCAACTCAGCAACTCGTCCAAATCGAAATCACTTCTATTAAAAACTAGCAAACCCTACCTCCTCTTATCCCCTTCTCTTGACGGCGCCACCATGTCGCCTCCGCCCTCAACCCTAGCCGTATCGCGCCCTCGCCCTGCCTCCAGCCCCGCGCAGTATGCTGCTCGCTCCGGGCTCCGGTCATCTGCCATGCGTCGTTGGCTACTCGCCTGCTCCCATGCTCCCTCCGGATCTGCTGCTCTCGGTGATTTGGCGCAGCGGCTTTGCGCCTCCACACTTGGTCGCCGGCCTCCTCACCTCCACAAGCCCACGTCGTCGCCGTCTCCTCTTCGCCATCGCCCCGCTCGCCTCCTGTGCCAACGACCCGACCAACCTCGGCTCCTCCCTCTGCCCCTCCATCCCAACTCCTGACATCAAAGTGCACAGCTTCGCTGGCCCCAACGTGGCTCTGCCAATGCCTCAAGCTCAAACAGCGATTCTGTTATGGCTGAAGCAGAACTTGCCTCAAATGCTGCTGCTGGTGACACGGCGCGCGCAACGCCGGCAAGTCCTCGCTCACAAATACCATGGTACGAACGGCTTCTAAAACATATTTTGTTTCACACAATCACACCTCTAACTTTTCATTGACAAATGTGGCATCATGTACCTTGTATCTGTTAGCGGTCATTTCTACTAGTCGCATGGATCATGGCATTATCAATTTTGCAACGCTTCTGTTAGTGTGGGTTTCAGATAATGATGGTATTAGTTCCCGACTTCTATTCGAAATTGGCTATTACTCAGACCGACGTTTCCTGTTATGTTGTTCAGCTCATACACAGTTCAATACATTATCCTTTTGTGCTTCCACCCCTTTAGGATATATGTGTATGACTTATAGCAGTCTCTGCATTTAATTGGATTATTTCACCAACCAGTAATAAACTAATAATGGATGGTATTGTTGATACTCGTAATGCCTTTCCTGATAAAAACTTTATAGTTCAGTAAAGTAATTAGCTGATTGAAATGATACCTTATGACCCTTTTATCTTTGGATCTATCAGGTTGGGACAAAAGTGGCTGCAGTTTCCCGCAAGACAAATACTACGACTCACGAAATTTTGGGGGTGCTAACAAAAGGGAACACATAGATTGTATGTCATATTATCAGGTTCATTTATTCTTCTGCTGGCAGCCGACTAGGAAATGAAACCACATTTTCAACTTTTGACTTAACCATATATATACTTTCCTTGATTTTTTTAAACATAACTAGGGCTCATGTTAGGGCACCATGGATTTCCTTATAGGGACGTCACAGTTCGTGTGGAGAGTGCCTGGAGCTCAATTAACCTATATGATTTACTAATAGTCATGTTCGATGTCAA
Proteins encoded:
- the LOC118477017 gene encoding uncharacterized protein; this translates as MEVVKLGITTQTWPDLVGYAVVDAVNIIRQDNPNITEVRVLPPDGVPSPLQDGAIRVCIYNDIVNGQAVVVNPAPYIG